From a region of the Agrobacterium larrymoorei genome:
- a CDS encoding ABC transporter ATP-binding protein yields MASMNIVNVGKAYGSLTVIHGVSVEIPDGEFVVLVGPSGCGKSTLLRMVAGLEPITFGDIQIDGKVVNDLPPKDRDIAMVFQSYALYPHKTVAENMGFALKMRGETRADIDARVHKAAEILDLTPYLARYPRQLSGGQRQRVAMGRAIVRDPKVFLFDEPLSNLDAKLRVQMRAEIKELQRRLATTMIYVTHDQVEAMTMADRIVVLRDGRVEQIGSPLALYDKPANTFVAGFIGSPSMNLIKGHIRNAAEPYFETNDGVRLPLSRAPAGSDGRSAFYGIRPEHFTLGGAVSAQVTVVESTGSETQVFAKLGQQKIIGVFRDRVEEPAGGTIAMTPNVALVHLFDGESGLRLE; encoded by the coding sequence TTGGCATCGATGAACATCGTCAATGTCGGAAAAGCCTACGGAAGCCTGACGGTGATCCATGGCGTTTCCGTTGAAATACCCGACGGCGAATTTGTCGTTTTGGTGGGCCCGTCCGGCTGCGGAAAATCGACCTTGCTGCGCATGGTGGCGGGGCTTGAGCCGATCACTTTCGGGGATATCCAGATCGATGGCAAGGTGGTCAACGACCTGCCTCCGAAGGATCGCGATATTGCCATGGTGTTCCAAAGCTACGCGCTTTATCCCCACAAGACAGTGGCCGAGAATATGGGCTTCGCGCTGAAAATGCGTGGAGAAACGAGAGCGGATATCGACGCCCGCGTCCATAAAGCGGCTGAAATCCTTGATCTTACGCCCTATCTTGCCCGTTACCCACGCCAGCTTTCTGGCGGCCAGCGCCAGCGTGTGGCTATGGGACGAGCGATTGTTCGCGATCCCAAAGTTTTTCTCTTCGATGAGCCGCTGTCCAACCTCGATGCAAAGCTGCGCGTGCAGATGCGGGCTGAAATCAAGGAATTGCAGCGACGTTTGGCAACGACCATGATCTACGTGACGCATGACCAGGTAGAAGCCATGACGATGGCCGACCGTATTGTCGTGCTGCGGGACGGGCGCGTGGAACAAATCGGCTCGCCGCTGGCGCTTTATGATAAGCCCGCAAATACTTTCGTTGCCGGTTTCATCGGTTCTCCATCCATGAACCTGATCAAGGGGCATATTCGCAATGCCGCTGAACCCTATTTCGAGACGAATGATGGCGTTCGCTTGCCGCTATCGCGCGCGCCTGCCGGTTCCGATGGCAGATCTGCCTTCTATGGTATCCGACCGGAACATTTCACGCTTGGCGGTGCTGTCAGCGCGCAGGTGACGGTGGTGGAATCGACAGGCTCGGAAACCCAGGTCTTTGCCAAGCTCGGCCAGCAGAAGATCATCGGAGTGTTTCGCGATCGCGTGGAAGAGCCCGCGGGCGGCACGATTGCAATGACGCCGAATGTTGCGCTGGTCCATCTTTTCGATGGGGAAAGCGGATTGAGACTGGAGTGA
- a CDS encoding RbsD/FucU family protein encodes MLKGIEPIINAELLYALMLMGHGDQLVLCDINHPAQTIARQTTYGRLIDVSGCGLERAAEAILKLFPLDTFVDAPVKRMQIVGDPNGQVPIFAKMQAVVDSAEGRPIEIEALERFEFYKAAKASFAIVRTSDPGPYGCFIFSKGVV; translated from the coding sequence GTGCTCAAAGGGATTGAACCGATCATCAACGCTGAACTGCTTTATGCCCTGATGCTCATGGGCCATGGCGATCAGTTGGTTTTATGCGATATCAATCATCCCGCACAAACCATCGCGCGTCAAACAACGTATGGCCGCCTGATCGATGTTTCCGGCTGCGGCCTGGAACGTGCGGCGGAGGCCATTTTGAAGCTTTTCCCCCTGGACACATTCGTCGATGCGCCGGTGAAACGCATGCAAATCGTCGGCGATCCCAATGGACAGGTTCCGATTTTCGCAAAGATGCAGGCGGTAGTCGATAGCGCGGAAGGGCGACCGATTGAAATTGAGGCGCTGGAGCGCTTCGAATTTTATAAGGCCGCAAAGGCTTCGTTTGCCATCGTGCGCACCTCCGATCCCGGACCCTATGGTTGCTTCATCTTCAGCAAAGGCGTTGTTTGA
- a CDS encoding ABC transporter substrate-binding protein — MKVSDFERMMAIGLSRRAILKTGASLGAVAAAGSMMGPFGAAYAQDASLRSQILQVPGVGKGSPTDADWQKVGEMCLEATKKNVKQGEFAGVELSFMGLNNQNLHNVLFRGFLKPWEDYTGAKITWIDLAQADYNPRLQQAIATGTVDFDILEMGAPFEGDVCGKGLASEMPDWVKAQIDMDDYVDYLKAPVGTWDGRTYRVSVDGDCHNFNYRTDYFTDADLAKAWKDEGHEGEWGVPKTWQKVQEVTKFLKGKTVAGGDAIGYLDAPKAWGGFGFYFLGSRATAYAKHPDDKAWLFDADTMKPRINNPAWVRAIQDVIDALPSEAGDQLNADPGTTAFQQFLAGTGSMVSWWGDVGAAARTSDSSVVGDTIGFDILPGSDDVYNSKTGKWEKLASGPNHAPNMAYLGWGVYVMSRVDSDEKKKKAAWSAAAHLGGKDIALWTAAYPSGFQCYRKSQFDIKEWVTAGYDEAFISNYLASQSNSYNHPNAAIEPRIPGIFQYYSIAEDELAKVFAGQASAQAGADAIAAAWEKLTDQLGRDKQIALYKASLGA; from the coding sequence ATGAAAGTCAGTGATTTCGAGAGAATGATGGCTATCGGCTTGAGCCGCCGTGCCATCTTGAAGACGGGTGCAAGTCTGGGTGCCGTGGCAGCTGCAGGCAGTATGATGGGCCCGTTCGGAGCAGCTTATGCGCAGGACGCATCCTTGCGCAGCCAGATATTGCAGGTGCCGGGTGTCGGCAAGGGCTCTCCAACCGATGCCGACTGGCAGAAGGTTGGCGAGATGTGTCTGGAGGCGACGAAGAAAAACGTCAAACAGGGCGAATTTGCCGGTGTCGAGCTTTCCTTCATGGGCCTCAACAATCAGAACCTTCACAATGTTCTGTTTCGCGGCTTTCTGAAGCCCTGGGAAGATTATACAGGTGCCAAGATTACCTGGATCGATCTGGCGCAGGCGGATTATAATCCGCGTCTGCAACAGGCCATCGCTACTGGCACAGTCGATTTCGACATACTCGAGATGGGTGCGCCCTTCGAGGGTGATGTTTGCGGCAAGGGGCTGGCCTCCGAGATGCCGGATTGGGTCAAGGCGCAGATCGATATGGACGACTATGTCGATTACCTGAAAGCGCCCGTGGGCACATGGGATGGCAGAACCTACCGCGTGTCTGTCGATGGCGACTGCCACAACTTCAATTATCGCACCGATTACTTCACCGATGCCGACCTTGCCAAAGCCTGGAAGGACGAGGGCCATGAGGGCGAGTGGGGCGTGCCGAAAACCTGGCAGAAGGTTCAGGAAGTCACCAAATTCCTCAAGGGCAAAACCGTCGCCGGCGGTGATGCGATCGGTTATCTCGATGCGCCAAAGGCTTGGGGTGGTTTCGGCTTCTACTTCCTCGGCAGCCGTGCGACGGCCTATGCCAAGCACCCGGATGACAAGGCTTGGCTGTTCGACGCTGACACGATGAAACCGCGCATCAACAACCCTGCCTGGGTTCGTGCCATTCAGGACGTTATCGATGCTCTGCCATCTGAAGCGGGCGATCAGTTAAACGCCGACCCCGGCACCACAGCCTTCCAGCAGTTTCTTGCTGGAACCGGCTCGATGGTCTCGTGGTGGGGTGATGTCGGTGCTGCCGCACGCACCAGCGATAGTTCTGTCGTGGGCGACACCATTGGTTTCGATATTCTGCCAGGTTCTGACGATGTCTATAATTCGAAGACCGGCAAATGGGAGAAGTTGGCGAGCGGCCCGAACCATGCGCCGAACATGGCCTATCTCGGATGGGGCGTTTACGTCATGTCGCGGGTCGACAGCGATGAGAAAAAGAAAAAGGCGGCCTGGAGCGCGGCGGCCCATCTGGGCGGCAAGGACATTGCGCTGTGGACGGCGGCCTATCCATCCGGCTTCCAGTGCTATCGCAAGAGCCAGTTCGACATCAAGGAATGGGTGACGGCGGGCTATGACGAGGCGTTCATCTCGAACTATCTCGCCTCACAATCCAACTCCTACAACCATCCCAACGCTGCCATCGAACCACGTATTCCCGGTATCTTCCAATATTACAGCATCGCGGAAGACGAGCTTGCCAAGGTGTTTGCCGGTCAGGCCAGCGCACAGGCGGGGGCGGATGCCATTGCTGCCGCGTGGGAGAAGCTGACGGACCAGCTGGGGCGTGACAAGCAGATTGCACTCTACAAGGCCTCGCTCGGGGCATGA